TGACGAATCACTTCTAGTTTTGTCATGCATGGAGGAAACCTACAAACGAAATAGAATTATGTAGGCACACAGCAAAATTTTCACTGTATCCTTCGTCGTATTTATTGCAGGAAGCAAGGAGAAAAAGAAATCGGGAGGTTTTTTGTATGCAGGGAAAAATGGTAGAAAAAGATGAATTGCTGGCCATGCTTACAGAAATATATGATCAGCTGGAAGAGCTTGAAAATGTCCTGGAGTCTAATTTGTCTGGGCTTCGCCAGGATTGGTATTATGAACAGTCAGAAAAACTGGAGGTTTGCGAAAGCAGGCTGGAAGCGATTGAAGAGGGCATGACGGTAATCAGGTCTGAGGCAGACAATATAGAAGATACAAAAAGGTCAGCAGCAATGAAGCTTGAACTTGGCTTCTAAGTGGCATAGAATAGCAGTATCCTTCAGTAGCTAATGTTGACTAGCTACTTTTATTTTTTAATAAAGCGTATAAGATCTGAAGTTAGAAAACTGTCTAGCTCCAGGCGCCATCGGCTCTCGGGTCTAAGCCAATCCGTCCAAAAGGTTAAAGAGTCTTATGTATGAGGCCCACAGGACATGGAAGGCTTCGTCAGCATAAACATCGCACGACCGAAAGCGATAGCTTTTGGGAGGATGTGGGTCATGCAGACATTGCCACCGGACGTGGCGTTTTAGTCTGCGTGCCTTTATTAAGCGGGCGCCTTCCGCTATTCTAATTGGAGTTGATGCTGAATGGTTCATGAAAATTCCCTGCTGCAAATGACAGAACAGCTGCTTGAATGTGTAGAAATCTCAGACAGCAGGTTTAAAAAGGTTAAGGAATCAGGTGAGAAGGGTGATTTTTATAATGAAGTCAAACCTTTTGCCGATGATGTTAAATCCATAAATGAAAGATGGAAAGAAGAAGCCCTGGAGTGGATTGGCATTCATAAACCCCGAAATCTTTATCCTCAGCAGATTGAATCTGCTGCTGAACATATTGAACTGGTCTCCATTCAGGCATTTTTCCCTGAAACAAGCAAAACCAGGTTCATTAATTATGTTAATTCGGCCGTGTATGTCCTAAAGCAATTGATAAAATTAGTAGGTGAAGAAAAAAGGGAACCTGAAATAGGGTCCCTTTTTTAAATATTTCTTATGCATTTACTGAATCCTGGAGGGTGTTATCTTTGTAGCTTTCCGGAACGGCCGCTCCTTGAGCTTCAAGCTCACGAACGAGATTTCGATAATCTGTACTGGAAATTTCATTATGGATATAGGCCTTTTTAGCAAAATCCAATAATTCATTAACATTTTCAGGAGTATACTCCCGCAGCTGATGAAACTTCATTTTTAGTTCGTGAACATTCATGATATTGCCTCCTCAGAATATTGATTCGCGGAGAAATTTCTTCCCCGCAGCCCGGTAAATGAAAAAGGGGACAAGAAACTGTTTTG
This window of the Cytobacillus pseudoceanisediminis genome carries:
- a CDS encoding YppE family protein encodes the protein MVHENSLLQMTEQLLECVEISDSRFKKVKESGEKGDFYNEVKPFADDVKSINERWKEEALEWIGIHKPRNLYPQQIESAAEHIELVSIQAFFPETSKTRFINYVNSAVYVLKQLIKLVGEEKREPEIGSLF
- a CDS encoding YppF family protein, translating into MNVHELKMKFHQLREYTPENVNELLDFAKKAYIHNEISSTDYRNLVRELEAQGAAVPESYKDNTLQDSVNA